The DNA segment GAGGTCGATCGCCTGGTCGATTGGAACGGGGGGAGAGAGGTAGAAGCCCTGGACGTGCCGGCACCCCAGTTGCCGCAGCCTCATGAGCTGATCCCGGGTTTCCACTCCTTCGATGATGGAGCCGAGTTCGAGCGAGTTGCCGATCGTCAGCACGGTGCGGACCAGCGAGGTTTCGCCATGCCCGAGACGCTCGACGAAGGATCGATCGATTTTCACGATGTCAATTGGCAGGCGATCCAGGTAGCTCAATGAGGAGTAGCCGGTTCCGAAATCATCGATGGCGAGATGGATGCCGAGCGCCTTCAGTTGTTCGAGGCGATGGACGGCCGTATGCATGACGACGTTCTCGGTGACCTCGAGTGTCAACCGGTCCGGGTCGAGGCCGGTCTCCGAGAGGACAGAGCGGACTCGATCGACGATATTCGCTTCCTGCAACTGCTTTGGGGACAAATTCACGGTGACCCCAACCGTGGACTCAGGGTGCGCTGCCTGCCAGCGTTGCGCATCGCCGCACGCTTTGGTCAAGGCCCATTCGCCGAGCGTAACGATCAGGCCGGATTCCTCGGTATAGGGGATGAACTCGTTCGGCTGGATGACGCCACGCTCCGGATGATTCCACCGCATCAGCGCCTCGAAGCTGGCGATGACACCTGAGTGGATGTCGACGATCGGCTGGTAGTGGAGATCGAGCTGATCCAGACGCAGGGCCGACTGGAGGGCGGCGCGGAGCTCGAGGGTTTTCGATACCGCTTCGTGCATGGACTCCTCGAAGGTCCGGTAGGTTCCTTTGCCCTGATGCTTCGCTGCGTACATGGCTGCGTCGGCATTGCTCAGAAGCTCCCGCGGTCCGTCATCGGGACGGGCGAAAGCGACGCCGATGCTGGCCCTGGTGACGACCTGGCGGTCCTCGATGGCAAACGGCATGTTCAGTGATTCGACCATCCGCGTCGCCAGCGCTTCGACACCTGCCTCATCCCTTGCGACCGGGACGAGCACCGCGAACTCATCGCCCCCGATCCGGGCCACCTCGTCGTCGGCACGGCACACTGCCTGGAGGCGGGCAGCCACCTCGATCAGCAGCTGATCTCCGGCTGCATGGCCGAGGCTGTCGTTGACGCTCTTGAAGTCGTCGAGGTCTAGGAACATCACGGCGACGGATGCGTCCGGAGTAATCGCATCGAGTGCCTCAGTCACCTTGAGCGAGAAGTTGGCTCGATTGGCGAGACCGGTGAGTGAATCATGGAGTGCCTGGTGCTTCAGTTCTTCCTTGAGTTCGGTGAGGCTGGCCAGCGAGTCGACGAGTTTGCCGTTTTCGAGTGAGACGGCGACCTGCCTCGCGAAAGTCTCCAACAGGCGGCTGTCACGCTGCTTGTACTTGCTCACGTCATCTAGTTTGTTGGCAACGAGGAGCAC comes from the Acidimicrobiia bacterium genome and includes:
- a CDS encoding EAL domain-containing protein, with the translated sequence MTDNPPRRETNRMSGSMRVLLLTLAVAVAALLVHLIVADWEPLPDTTNLHWWLLVPAVYLSEITVVHFRGRRDAHSFSMSEIPLIFGLYFFAPGEMMLAVLIGSALVLSIHRRQPLLKLLFNVSQFTLVFGVAAIVFRLIIRLGDPLGPAGWAGGLLGALVSLIVAMGLVNLAIFLVSGSFRRPGLAEVVWLSTLATMMSASLALIAVTMAKLAPGMALLSLIPPAVLFLSYRAYMGQREQRTRLESLYEATRVLHETPEIEEAMLVAAERARAMFQAEYAEITLFSGDTHEAAYRTRVGPADDRLAMTLINLDHERSIWHPIAEAQTTHMFAKSEPEIIRPVGCPPIREGIATPLFVDDAVGGVLLVANKLDDVSKYKQRDSRLLETFARQVAVSLENGKLVDSLASLTELKEELKHQALHDSLTGLANRANFSLKVTEALDAITPDASVAVMFLDLDDFKSVNDSLGHAAGDQLLIEVAARLQAVCRADDEVARIGGDEFAVLVPVARDEAGVEALATRMVESLNMPFAIEDRQVVTRASIGVAFARPDDGPRELLSNADAAMYAAKHQGKGTYRTFEESMHEAVSKTLELRAALQSALRLDQLDLHYQPIVDIHSGVIASFEALMRWNHPERGVIQPNEFIPYTEESGLIVTLGEWALTKACGDAQRWQAAHPESTVGVTVNLSPKQLQEANIVDRVRSVLSETGLDPDRLTLEVTENVVMHTAVHRLEQLKALGIHLAIDDFGTGYSSLSYLDRLPIDIVKIDRSFVERLGHGETSLVRTVLTIGNSLELGSIIEGVETRDQLMRLRQLGCRHVQGFYLSPPVPIDQAIDLVPHLLLDPSAPGATVTRLRTG